A window from Mytilus trossulus isolate FHL-02 unplaced genomic scaffold, PNRI_Mtr1.1.1.hap1 h1tg000122l__unscaffolded, whole genome shotgun sequence encodes these proteins:
- the LOC134700068 gene encoding uncharacterized protein LOC134700068 encodes MSGMYYKREVMPPPPVTYGYRKIASRQEEHDITNRLIRSTYERKIWSEESKQVSNYQYLIENGNRRRPPSSCTRTPTPSNTKRYDSKRLSERDMIRMLRRLLKPTESMYNAQITAKKEEEQELKEGRICRSKTPSEAEEKILRRVQRPTTASRAKKINDCHLCYEHENKTENSPPNAFDYEYGNNGRILKHDDVNELVRRVRTPTYSSVDKRRCGDERKCPKTPVQIDEVKIRAQLPLVSGLSRTKNVEDIVNRLYPKPKYRIVPSATPYTTYTSEPIE; translated from the coding sequence ATGAGTGGGATGTATTACAAACGTGAGGTGATGCCACCACCTCCAGTTACATATGGATACCGGAAAATTGCTTCAAGGCAAGAGGAACATGACATCACTAACAGACTCATCAGATCCACTTATGAACGCAAAATATGGTCTGAAGAATCCAAGCAAGTGTCGAACTACCAGTATTTAATAGAAAACGGAAACAGACGGCGTCCTCCTTCATCGTGTACACGTACGCCGACGCCTTCAAATACTAAACGATACGACTCGAAACGCCTGTCAGAACGGGATATGATCCGAATGCTCCGAAGACTACTTAAACCGACTGAGAGTATGTATAACGCTCAGATAACTGCAAAGAAGGAGGAGGAACAAGAATTAAAGGAGGGACGAATTTGTCGATCAAAAACTCCGAGTGAAGCCGAAGAGAAGATACTTCGAAGGGTGCAACGTCCAACAACCGCTTCTCGcgccaaaaaaataaacgacTGTCATCTTTGTTATgaacatgaaaacaaaacagaaaattcGCCTCCCAATGCATTTGATTATGAATATGGGAATAATGGTCGAATTCTAAAACATGACGATGTAAATGAACTCGTGAGACGTGTACGCACGCCAACATATTCTTCTGTCGACAAACGGAGATGTGGCGATGAACGAAAATGTCCGAAAACTCCCGTGCAAATTGACGAAGTGAAAATACGAGCACAGTTACCGTTAGTGAGTGGACTTTCTCGGACAAAGAATGTGGAGGATATTGTTAATAGATTATATCCCAAACCTAAATATAGAATTGTCCCATCAGCTACTCCGTATACAACTTATACTTCGGAACCTATAGAATGA